The proteins below come from a single Sinorhizobium fredii genomic window:
- a CDS encoding ABC transporter ATP-binding protein, with protein MVALRLDAVGATYGRRTVLSGIDTGTLRGGGLTAVIGPNAAGKSTLFKRIAGLAAGPGLVHLTDTEKGPETICYMPQDTGANAVLTVYESVLLSAKQGSGWKVKDGELAEIDRVLAALRIDDLAFRGLGELSGGQRQLVSIAQALVRKPEVLLMDEPTSALDLFRQIEVLGFMKRLAEQSGMAVLIALHDLNHALRYCDDTIVISGGSVAASGPTHQVITAEMLKSVYRVEARVESCSQGRPVIIVDDSIPLR; from the coding sequence ATGGTAGCCTTGAGGTTAGACGCGGTCGGCGCCACCTATGGTCGGCGCACCGTGCTGTCCGGCATCGACACCGGCACGCTCAGAGGCGGGGGCCTGACCGCGGTCATCGGTCCGAACGCCGCCGGCAAGTCGACGCTCTTCAAGCGCATTGCAGGGCTCGCCGCCGGTCCCGGTCTCGTCCACCTCACCGACACGGAAAAAGGGCCGGAGACAATCTGTTACATGCCGCAGGACACCGGGGCCAATGCGGTGCTGACGGTGTACGAATCCGTCCTGCTTTCGGCCAAGCAGGGCTCGGGCTGGAAGGTGAAGGACGGCGAGCTCGCTGAAATCGATCGGGTGCTTGCGGCACTCAGGATCGACGACCTCGCGTTTCGCGGTCTCGGCGAACTCTCCGGTGGCCAGCGGCAGCTCGTCTCGATCGCCCAGGCGCTGGTGCGCAAGCCGGAGGTTCTGCTTATGGACGAGCCGACTTCGGCGCTCGACCTCTTCCGCCAGATCGAAGTGCTCGGCTTCATGAAGCGGCTCGCCGAGCAGTCGGGCATGGCGGTGTTGATTGCGCTGCACGATCTGAACCACGCGCTTCGCTATTGCGACGACACGATTGTGATCAGCGGCGGCTCGGTGGCGGCGAGCGGGCCGACGCACCAGGTGATCACCGCCGAGATGCTGAAATCCGTCTACCGAGTCGAAGCCCGGGTCGAATCCTGTTCGCAGGGACGCCCCGTGATCATCGTCGACGATTCCATTCCCCTCCGTTGA
- a CDS encoding DUF6766 family protein, which produces MSLLRDHGLSITLTILTAATIAGTVFAGTHAFNQEAIMHGEGTVTVVEYLSTGHFLSALFENWESEFLQMAAYVCLTAFLYQRGSAESKDPDVLQDEVDEDPREKKNDPKAPWAVRQGPLIRTLYSYSLGIVLAALFVLSFVFHLRASAAAANVEAMRHGEPSVGLWTRLADAEFWFECFQNWQSEFLSTLLLVLLSIFLRFRGSPESKPVAAPISATGK; this is translated from the coding sequence ATGTCGCTTCTGCGTGACCACGGGCTGAGCATTACACTGACCATTCTCACTGCCGCAACCATCGCGGGCACGGTTTTCGCCGGCACTCATGCCTTCAATCAAGAGGCTATCATGCACGGCGAAGGGACCGTGACCGTCGTCGAATATCTCTCCACTGGCCATTTCCTGTCCGCTCTCTTCGAAAATTGGGAGAGCGAATTTCTGCAGATGGCGGCCTATGTCTGCCTGACGGCGTTCCTCTACCAGCGTGGCTCGGCCGAGTCCAAGGACCCGGACGTCCTTCAGGACGAGGTGGACGAAGATCCTCGCGAGAAGAAGAACGATCCGAAGGCACCCTGGGCCGTTCGGCAAGGGCCGCTGATAAGGACGCTCTATTCCTATTCGCTGGGCATCGTGCTTGCTGCACTGTTCGTCCTGAGCTTCGTTTTCCATCTGCGCGCCAGCGCCGCGGCCGCAAATGTCGAGGCGATGCGCCATGGCGAGCCGTCTGTCGGCCTCTGGACGCGACTGGCCGATGCCGAGTTCTGGTTCGAGTGTTTTCAGAACTGGCAATCGGAGTTCCTCTCCACCCTGCTGCTGGTTCTGCTCTCGATTTTCCTGCGTTTCCGCGGATCGCCGGAATCGAAGCCGGTCGCGGCCCCGATAAGCGCAACCGGAAAGTAG
- a CDS encoding ABC transporter substrate-binding protein, with the protein MKVFNRVASAAAGLCVLFSSAALADTVKVKDITGREVEVNVPVQHVILGEGRQIYFVGALDKDEPFKRVVGWRDDLTKADPETYGAYLAKYPNIAKLPAFGGMKDGTFDIEQAVALKPDVMLMNVDAKTATEEAGYIEKLEKVGIPLVYVDFREKPMENTEPSMRLIGKLFGKEEKAEEFIKFRADSIAKVTDVLAKADPKKPLVFMERAGGYSDDCCMSFGDENFGKMVEFAGGINMAKEIIPGTFGTVNPEQIIASNPDQIIITGGNWEGYVPGGNWVGVGYGADEKEAFRKLENLTKRPAFTGVKAVKEGNVHAIWHQFYNNPYQFVAIQQIAKWLHPDLFKDLDPDATFKELHERFLPLPYKSGYFVSLNVGQ; encoded by the coding sequence ATGAAGGTTTTCAACAGGGTGGCTTCCGCCGCCGCGGGTCTTTGCGTGCTTTTTTCGAGCGCCGCACTCGCTGACACGGTCAAGGTGAAGGACATCACGGGCCGCGAGGTCGAAGTCAATGTGCCAGTCCAGCACGTAATCCTCGGCGAAGGTCGGCAGATCTATTTCGTCGGCGCCCTGGACAAGGACGAGCCCTTCAAGCGCGTTGTCGGCTGGCGCGACGACCTGACCAAGGCCGACCCCGAGACCTATGGCGCCTACCTCGCCAAATATCCCAACATCGCCAAGCTGCCGGCCTTCGGCGGCATGAAGGACGGCACCTTCGACATCGAGCAGGCGGTGGCGCTGAAGCCCGACGTCATGCTGATGAATGTCGACGCGAAGACGGCGACGGAAGAGGCGGGCTATATCGAGAAGCTCGAGAAGGTCGGCATTCCGCTCGTCTATGTCGACTTCCGCGAAAAGCCGATGGAAAACACAGAGCCGAGCATGCGCCTGATCGGCAAGCTGTTCGGCAAGGAAGAAAAGGCCGAGGAATTCATCAAGTTCCGCGCCGACAGCATCGCCAAGGTGACGGACGTGCTGGCTAAGGCCGATCCGAAGAAGCCCCTCGTCTTCATGGAGCGCGCCGGCGGTTATTCAGACGATTGCTGCATGTCCTTCGGCGACGAGAATTTCGGCAAGATGGTCGAGTTCGCCGGCGGCATCAACATGGCGAAGGAGATCATCCCGGGGACGTTCGGGACGGTCAATCCGGAGCAGATCATCGCCTCGAACCCGGACCAGATCATCATCACCGGCGGCAACTGGGAAGGTTACGTGCCGGGCGGAAACTGGGTCGGCGTCGGCTATGGCGCCGATGAGAAGGAAGCCTTCCGCAAGCTCGAAAACCTGACGAAGCGCCCGGCCTTCACCGGCGTGAAGGCAGTGAAGGAAGGCAATGTCCACGCCATTTGGCACCAGTTCTACAACAACCCGTACCAGTTCGTCGCCATCCAGCAGATCGCCAAGTGGCTGCATCCGGACCTCTTCAAGGACCTCGACCCGGACGCGACGTTCAAGGAACTGCACGAGCGCTTCCTGCCGCTTCCCTACAAGAGCGGCTACTTCGTGTCGCTGAATGTCGGCCAGTAA
- a CDS encoding FecCD family ABC transporter permease yields the protein MMVAIADEISGLEGRGRYRALVARRLLILSALIAALFLSVAVDMALGPANYPLSDVLTALFSSDTVTDQLRVVIWDIRMPIALMAVTVGASLSVAGAQMQTILANPLASPFTLGISAAAGFGAALGLVAGVAVFPVAVQYMVPLNAFLMAMLAALFIHFASTMRGVTVETVVLLGIALVFTFNAALSLLEYLASEQALAAVVFWTMGSLTKATWPKVWITAAVLVFAVPLFARHAWALTALRLGDDKAASFGINVRRLRLETMLIVSLLAAIPVSFVGTIGFVGLVGPHIARMLVGEDQRFFLPASVLCGALLLSVTSVVSKMIIPGAVLPIGIITALVGVPFFFVLIFTNRRRAW from the coding sequence ATGATGGTCGCGATCGCCGACGAAATCTCCGGCCTCGAGGGGCGCGGTCGCTACCGCGCCCTTGTCGCGCGCCGGCTCCTGATTCTTTCCGCCCTGATCGCCGCCTTGTTCCTTTCGGTCGCGGTCGACATGGCGCTCGGACCGGCGAACTATCCGCTTTCCGACGTGCTGACGGCGCTGTTCAGCTCCGATACGGTGACCGACCAGCTGCGCGTGGTGATCTGGGACATCCGCATGCCGATCGCGCTGATGGCGGTGACTGTCGGCGCTTCGCTGTCGGTCGCCGGCGCCCAGATGCAGACGATCCTCGCAAATCCGCTGGCAAGCCCCTTCACGCTCGGCATTTCGGCGGCGGCCGGCTTCGGCGCCGCGCTGGGGCTCGTTGCCGGCGTCGCGGTGTTTCCCGTCGCGGTCCAGTACATGGTTCCGCTCAACGCCTTCCTGATGGCGATGCTGGCGGCGCTGTTCATCCATTTCGCCTCGACGATGCGGGGGGTCACCGTCGAGACGGTTGTGCTCCTCGGCATTGCGCTCGTCTTCACCTTCAACGCGGCGCTGTCGCTGCTCGAATACCTCGCCTCCGAACAGGCGCTCGCGGCCGTCGTCTTCTGGACCATGGGGAGCCTGACCAAGGCGACCTGGCCGAAGGTCTGGATCACCGCCGCGGTGCTGGTTTTCGCCGTGCCGCTCTTTGCCCGCCATGCCTGGGCGTTGACGGCGCTTCGGCTCGGCGACGACAAGGCCGCGAGCTTCGGTATCAACGTCCGGCGCCTCAGGCTAGAGACGATGCTGATCGTCAGCCTGCTCGCGGCGATCCCCGTTTCCTTCGTCGGCACGATCGGTTTCGTCGGCCTCGTCGGGCCGCACATCGCCCGCATGCTGGTCGGCGAGGACCAGCGCTTCTTCCTGCCGGCGTCCGTGCTTTGCGGTGCGCTGTTGCTGTCCGTCACGTCCGTCGTCAGCAAGATGATCATTCCGGGCGCGGTGCTGCCGATCGGCATCATCACGGCGCTGGTCGGCGTGCCGTTCTTCTTCGTGCTGATTTTCACCAACAGGAGACGAGCATGGTAG
- a CDS encoding DUF4168 domain-containing protein, with the protein MITRYTPVASLTAAVFGLMVVSPASALELAQAQETQPAQQTAPAQPGAKGAPISEQKIEAFAVAYLQVDKVRQEYSAKIGATQDAAAKEKLQSEASQQMVKAVEASPNISVEEYTTILTAAQNDPALAKKVQEKLQGTAPAEQAPAQQQ; encoded by the coding sequence ATGATCACTCGTTACACCCCCGTTGCATCGCTGACCGCTGCAGTCTTCGGCCTGATGGTCGTGAGCCCGGCCTCGGCGCTGGAACTTGCCCAGGCCCAGGAAACACAGCCGGCGCAGCAGACGGCCCCGGCTCAACCCGGCGCCAAGGGTGCCCCGATCAGCGAACAGAAGATCGAGGCCTTCGCGGTCGCCTACCTTCAGGTCGACAAGGTCCGGCAGGAATATTCCGCCAAGATCGGCGCGACACAGGACGCGGCTGCAAAGGAGAAGCTGCAGAGCGAAGCCAGCCAGCAGATGGTCAAGGCCGTCGAGGCCTCGCCGAACATCTCTGTCGAGGAATATACGACCATTCTGACGGCCGCGCAGAACGATCCGGCGCTTGCCAAGAAGGTCCAGGAAAAGCTTCAGGGCACAGCGCCTGCCGAGCAGGCTCCGGCACAGCAACAATAA
- a CDS encoding CBS domain-containing protein, which produces MHVSDIMSRDVHLATPNDTIRDVARQMADNDIGFMPVEDHDRLVGMVTDRDIVVRGVADGLDPQAKVRDVMTTDVKYCFEDEEVDDVARNMGDIQVRRLPVVNRDKRLVGIVSLADAAREQPAAAGAGLKGVTMPGGEHNQAGRH; this is translated from the coding sequence ATGCATGTATCGGATATCATGAGCAGGGACGTTCATCTCGCCACCCCCAACGACACGATCAGGGATGTGGCGCGGCAGATGGCGGACAACGACATCGGCTTCATGCCGGTCGAAGACCATGACCGCCTTGTCGGCATGGTGACGGACCGCGACATCGTCGTGCGCGGCGTGGCGGACGGACTCGATCCGCAGGCGAAAGTGCGCGACGTGATGACGACAGACGTCAAATATTGCTTCGAGGACGAAGAGGTGGACGACGTGGCGCGGAACATGGGGGATATCCAGGTGCGACGTCTCCCCGTCGTCAATCGGGACAAGCGCCTCGTCGGCATCGTGTCTTTGGCTGACGCCGCGCGGGAGCAGCCCGCCGCGGCGGGCGCGGGCCTGAAGGGCGTGACCATGCCCGGCGGCGAGCACAATCAGGCCGGCCGGCACTGA
- a CDS encoding DUF2934 domain-containing protein: protein MEHDREELIKRRAYAIWEQEGRPDGEHLRHWEQAAREMEGQGTSSPNGGESLETEGTTNAVSSPKPPAPRAKTARNGARAH, encoded by the coding sequence ATGGAACACGACAGGGAAGAGCTCATCAAGCGCAGGGCTTACGCGATCTGGGAGCAGGAAGGCCGTCCGGACGGCGAACACCTGCGCCATTGGGAGCAGGCAGCGCGGGAAATGGAAGGGCAAGGCACGTCCAGCCCCAACGGAGGCGAGAGCCTCGAAACGGAGGGTACGACCAATGCCGTGTCGAGCCCGAAGCCGCCTGCACCGCGCGCAAAAACTGCCAGGAACGGAGCGCGAGCGCACTGA
- a CDS encoding ABC transporter substrate-binding protein — MRVLKTIVLALAAAVIAAAPAVAAEITDVTGRKVGIELPAKRILLGEARQIHIAAALRGEHVFDTIVGWRDDLIMKDPDSYEGYRERFPAIDKLPRFGYIPSGDFSLEAAIALKPDVLTLNLEAQEAVEESGFIDKAAAAGIAVVYLDFRVDPAKNSERSVEILGQIFGAEAPAKEFIDYRRAQIDVVTDRLAGAGAIARPKVFIERSPGITGDTACCRTFGPANFGEMVEKAGGHNIGSDVITATFGDLNPEQLVVANPDHVIVTGSNWTAESDVNQFVSVGRGADLQAAQKRLKGLVERPAFATLDAVKAGRVHAVWHQFYGAPYEFVPIQQFAKWFHPELFADIDPDRTFREFHKKFLPIAYRPGYFVSLSDGGE, encoded by the coding sequence ATGCGGGTTCTGAAAACTATCGTCCTGGCACTTGCCGCCGCCGTTATTGCCGCGGCGCCGGCCGTTGCGGCGGAAATCACCGATGTCACCGGCCGCAAGGTCGGTATCGAGCTTCCGGCCAAGCGGATCCTGCTCGGCGAGGCGCGGCAGATCCACATCGCGGCGGCGCTCAGGGGCGAGCATGTCTTCGACACGATCGTCGGCTGGCGCGACGATCTGATCATGAAGGATCCGGATTCCTATGAGGGTTACCGTGAACGCTTTCCGGCGATCGATAAGCTGCCGCGCTTCGGCTATATCCCGAGCGGCGACTTCAGCCTGGAGGCGGCAATCGCGCTGAAGCCGGACGTGCTGACGCTGAACCTTGAAGCGCAGGAGGCAGTCGAGGAGTCGGGCTTCATCGACAAGGCTGCCGCTGCCGGCATCGCCGTCGTCTACCTCGATTTCCGCGTCGATCCGGCGAAGAACAGCGAAAGATCGGTCGAAATCCTCGGCCAGATTTTCGGCGCCGAGGCGCCGGCAAAGGAGTTCATCGACTATCGACGCGCCCAGATCGACGTCGTCACCGACCGCCTCGCCGGGGCCGGCGCGATTGCGCGCCCGAAAGTCTTCATCGAACGTTCGCCCGGGATCACCGGCGACACGGCCTGCTGCCGCACCTTCGGGCCGGCAAATTTCGGCGAGATGGTGGAAAAGGCCGGCGGCCACAATATCGGCTCCGACGTGATCACGGCGACCTTCGGCGACCTCAATCCCGAGCAACTCGTCGTTGCCAATCCGGACCATGTGATCGTCACCGGCAGCAACTGGACGGCCGAATCCGACGTCAACCAGTTCGTCAGCGTCGGCCGCGGCGCCGATCTGCAAGCGGCGCAAAAGCGGCTGAAAGGGCTGGTGGAAAGGCCGGCCTTTGCCACGCTCGACGCCGTCAAGGCGGGCAGGGTGCATGCCGTCTGGCACCAGTTCTACGGCGCGCCCTATGAGTTCGTGCCGATCCAGCAATTCGCCAAATGGTTTCATCCCGAACTTTTCGCCGATATCGATCCGGACCGGACCTTCCGCGAATTTCATAAAAAGTTCCTGCCGATCGCCTACCGGCCCGGCTATTTTGTCTCGCTTTCGGACGGGGGTGAATGA
- a CDS encoding class I SAM-dependent methyltransferase, whose product MSDVAAGRNYDLRDEIKAYWSERAATFDLSPGHEIFSEEERAAWHRLFLRHLGHGEGRAALDLASGTGVISHLLDDLGFQVTGLDWAEPMLERARQKARSRKRAISFRMGDAESTMEPDDHYDVIVNRHLVWTLVDPAAAFAEWLRVLKPRGTLLIVDGDFVNTGALERLFSKLSAWGQRTGVFKPDAPMHSREMMEAHQSILSRVHFANGARAEAVVELLTATGFTDIIVDTDLGEIHRTQAKNWNLFKGLARRSQHRYAIRASKRAA is encoded by the coding sequence ATGAGCGACGTGGCGGCGGGCCGGAACTACGATCTTCGCGACGAAATCAAGGCCTATTGGTCGGAACGTGCCGCCACTTTCGATCTCTCGCCGGGACACGAAATCTTCTCCGAGGAAGAGCGCGCCGCCTGGCACCGGCTTTTCCTGCGCCATCTCGGTCACGGTGAAGGGCGCGCCGCACTCGACCTTGCGAGCGGCACCGGCGTCATCTCACACCTGCTCGACGATCTCGGCTTCCAGGTGACCGGTCTCGACTGGGCCGAGCCCATGCTCGAGCGGGCACGTCAGAAGGCAAGAAGCCGCAAGCGTGCCATTTCCTTCCGCATGGGCGACGCGGAAAGCACGATGGAGCCGGACGACCACTATGACGTCATCGTCAACAGGCATCTGGTCTGGACGCTCGTCGATCCGGCCGCGGCCTTCGCCGAATGGCTGCGCGTGCTGAAGCCCCGCGGCACGCTTCTGATCGTCGACGGCGATTTCGTCAATACGGGTGCGCTGGAGCGCCTGTTCTCGAAATTGAGCGCCTGGGGACAGCGCACCGGCGTTTTCAAGCCGGACGCACCCATGCACTCGCGCGAGATGATGGAGGCCCACCAGAGCATCCTCTCCCGTGTCCATTTCGCCAACGGCGCACGCGCCGAGGCCGTGGTCGAACTCCTTACGGCCACCGGCTTTACGGACATCATCGTCGATACCGATCTCGGCGAAATCCACCGGACGCAGGCGAAGAACTGGAACCTCTTCAAGGGGCTGGCGAGACGCAGCCAGCATCGTTACGCGATCCGCGCAAGCAAGCGCGCCGCCTGA
- the glgX gene encoding glycogen debranching protein GlgX: MNVAFSELDFLKPELGAEYTGQGTHFAVFSAHAEKIELCLFSEDGSKETARLPLPKREGDIWSGYIEGLGPGTLYGYRAYGPYDPQNGHRFNPNKLLLDPYAKQVAGEFVWDDALFGYTIGNPEGDLSFDERDSAPFMVKGVVQDPNFDWDGEEAIRRPWTETIIYETHLRGMTMTHPGVPDELRGTFLGMASDPIIDHLMKLGVSAVELLPVQYFLDDRYLIERNLRNYWGYQPLGYFAPHARYMKGTRITEFKAMVKRFHAAGIEVLMDVVYNHTAEGSEQGPTLSFRGLDNLSYYRQSPEQPRHTYDMTGTGNTLNVAHPMVLRMVLDSLRYWVGVMHIDGFRFDLASALGREYMEFDREGGFLDAIRQDPMLAGVKLIAEPWDIGDGGYQLGGFPPPFREWNDRFRDDVRRFWKGDGGVVPVLAERLTGSPVQFNHSGRAATTSVNLLSAHDGFTLMDTVSYTEKHNEGNGEDNRDGHSDNHSDNMGAEGPTDDPGIGEARRRRRRAMVATLMMSQGVPMILGGDELGNSQGGNNNAYCQDNEIGWIDWSSSDEAFLTFCRKMTAFRRENPVLRQENFLEGATDEHGRIEIAWYKPDGSMMDEPAWGDGELRILGVYLCHLSPNEAPAEEIFLVFNAGGDCDVALPPVHGAQGWRWALNTAEDDAFTETVARERETVRAQSVAAFVPQDSGEQEAPTTTALAGA, encoded by the coding sequence ATGAATGTGGCTTTCTCCGAACTCGATTTTCTGAAGCCGGAGCTTGGCGCCGAATACACCGGCCAGGGCACCCATTTCGCGGTGTTTTCCGCCCATGCCGAAAAAATCGAGCTGTGTCTCTTTTCCGAGGATGGCAGCAAGGAAACGGCGCGGCTGCCCCTGCCGAAGCGGGAGGGCGACATCTGGTCCGGATATATCGAGGGGCTGGGGCCGGGCACGCTCTACGGCTACCGCGCCTACGGACCTTACGACCCGCAAAACGGACATCGCTTCAATCCGAACAAGCTGCTCCTCGATCCCTATGCCAAGCAGGTGGCGGGGGAGTTCGTCTGGGACGACGCGCTGTTCGGCTATACGATCGGCAACCCGGAGGGCGATCTTTCCTTCGACGAGCGGGACAGCGCTCCGTTCATGGTCAAGGGCGTCGTCCAGGATCCGAACTTCGACTGGGACGGCGAAGAGGCGATCCGCCGGCCCTGGACCGAGACGATCATCTACGAGACTCACCTGCGCGGCATGACCATGACGCATCCCGGCGTGCCGGACGAATTGCGCGGCACCTTTCTCGGCATGGCCAGCGACCCGATCATCGATCATCTCATGAAACTCGGCGTGTCCGCGGTTGAGCTTCTGCCGGTGCAATATTTCCTCGACGACCGCTACCTCATCGAGCGAAACCTCAGGAACTACTGGGGTTACCAGCCGCTCGGCTATTTCGCGCCGCATGCGCGCTACATGAAGGGCACCAGGATTACCGAGTTCAAGGCGATGGTGAAGCGCTTCCACGCCGCCGGCATCGAGGTTCTGATGGACGTCGTCTACAACCATACAGCCGAGGGTTCGGAACAGGGGCCGACGCTCAGCTTCCGAGGTCTCGACAATCTCAGCTATTACCGCCAGTCGCCGGAGCAGCCCCGGCATACTTATGACATGACCGGCACCGGCAACACGCTGAACGTCGCGCATCCGATGGTGCTGCGCATGGTGCTTGACAGCCTCCGCTACTGGGTGGGCGTCATGCACATCGACGGTTTCCGCTTCGATCTGGCGAGCGCCCTCGGGCGCGAATACATGGAATTCGATCGCGAGGGCGGCTTTTTGGATGCGATCCGGCAAGACCCGATGCTGGCCGGCGTCAAGCTCATCGCCGAACCGTGGGACATCGGCGACGGCGGCTATCAGCTCGGCGGTTTCCCGCCGCCCTTCCGCGAGTGGAACGATCGCTTCCGCGATGATGTCCGTCGCTTCTGGAAGGGAGACGGCGGCGTCGTGCCGGTGCTCGCCGAACGGCTCACGGGCTCGCCGGTCCAGTTCAATCATTCCGGCCGGGCGGCGACCACCTCCGTCAATCTCCTAAGCGCACATGACGGCTTCACGCTGATGGACACCGTCTCCTATACGGAGAAGCACAACGAGGGCAATGGCGAAGACAATCGCGACGGCCACTCGGACAACCATTCGGACAATATGGGCGCCGAGGGGCCGACCGATGATCCCGGGATCGGCGAGGCGCGCCGGCGCCGCCGCCGTGCAATGGTCGCCACCTTGATGATGAGCCAGGGCGTTCCGATGATCCTCGGCGGCGACGAACTCGGCAACAGCCAAGGCGGCAACAACAACGCCTATTGCCAGGACAACGAGATCGGCTGGATCGACTGGAGCAGCTCTGACGAGGCGTTCCTTACCTTCTGCCGCAAGATGACGGCCTTCCGGCGGGAGAACCCGGTGCTGCGCCAGGAGAATTTCCTGGAAGGGGCCACCGACGAGCACGGACGTATCGAGATTGCCTGGTACAAGCCCGACGGTAGCATGATGGACGAGCCGGCATGGGGCGACGGCGAATTGCGCATCCTCGGCGTCTATCTCTGCCACCTCTCCCCTAACGAGGCACCGGCGGAAGAGATCTTTCTCGTCTTCAACGCCGGCGGCGACTGCGATGTCGCGCTTCCGCCTGTGCACGGGGCGCAAGGCTGGCGGTGGGCGCTCAATACGGCCGAAGACGACGCCTTTACCGAGACCGTTGCCAGGGAGCGGGAAACGGTCCGCGCGCAGAGCGTCGCCGCTTTCGTTCCACAAGACTCTGGCGAGCAGGAGGCGCCAACAACAACTGCGCTTGCGGGCGCGTAG